From Granulicella sp. WH15, the proteins below share one genomic window:
- a CDS encoding nucleotidyltransferase domain-containing protein, whose amino-acid sequence MKASGWIMDKNTVLEILRIHAPELKAAGVAHLRLFGSIARDEANEHSDIDLMADLDPAMKVTLFTLGGLQHQVNTLLGTEVDLTFTAMMREPIRQRALREAIIAF is encoded by the coding sequence ATGAAAGCGTCGGGCTGGATTATGGACAAGAATACCGTTCTCGAGATTCTGCGCATTCACGCCCCCGAGTTGAAGGCCGCCGGGGTAGCTCACCTGCGCCTTTTCGGCTCGATAGCCCGCGACGAGGCCAACGAGCACTCGGATATCGACCTGATGGCCGACCTCGATCCCGCGATGAAGGTCACGCTCTTCACCCTCGGCGGCCTGCAGCACCAGGTCAACACCCTGCTCGGCACCGAGGTCGACTTGACCTTCACCGCGATGATGCGCGAGCCTATCCGCCAGCGTGCCCTGCGGGAGGCGATTATTGCCTTTTAG
- a CDS encoding HepT-like ribonuclease domain-containing protein codes for MPFRDPRTHFQDILDSIALIRSFAADLSLEEYRLDIKTKSAVERQLQIMTEAARRLGDDAELLCPGPDWRAIRDLGNVLRHAYHSIDDGIIWDAIHDQLPALEATVAQALAALNP; via the coding sequence TTGCCTTTTAGAGATCCCCGCACACACTTTCAGGACATTCTCGACAGCATCGCCCTCATACGCAGCTTCGCAGCTGATCTCAGCCTGGAGGAGTATCGGCTCGATATCAAGACCAAGTCCGCCGTGGAGCGTCAGCTCCAGATCATGACCGAAGCAGCCCGCAGGCTTGGGGACGACGCCGAGTTGCTGTGTCCGGGGCCGGACTGGAGGGCGATTCGCGATCTGGGCAATGTACTGCGGCATGCCTACCACAGCATCGACGACGGCATCATCTGGGATGCGATCCACGATCAACTCCCCGCGCTGGAAGCCACGGTCGCACAGGCTCTGGCGGCTCTTAATCCCTAA
- a CDS encoding response regulator transcription factor, translating into MNPTVGSVSALSTPATATAHTIRIVVADDHPVVRFGVKNMLLSEPGFAVVGEAEDGDVAITQTLELEPDILLLDLMMPRLPGLEAMRAIMARSPRVKILLLTSTISTQQVIEALQIGARGILLKDSVAGDLANALRAVVGGDYWIGGERVANLLKALAELTQRAAAATERKTYGLTPRELEVVRCIVEGCSNKDIAKQFGISEETVKRHLSNIFDKTGVSTRLELALFSIAHKLVEMD; encoded by the coding sequence ATGAATCCTACTGTTGGCAGCGTCTCGGCGCTTAGCACCCCGGCGACGGCCACGGCTCATACGATACGGATCGTCGTCGCGGACGATCACCCTGTGGTGCGCTTCGGTGTAAAAAACATGCTGCTGAGCGAGCCTGGCTTCGCCGTGGTCGGCGAGGCCGAGGACGGCGACGTCGCCATCACGCAGACGCTGGAGCTGGAGCCGGATATCCTGCTGCTCGACCTGATGATGCCGCGCCTGCCGGGGCTGGAGGCCATGCGGGCCATCATGGCGCGGTCGCCACGAGTGAAGATACTGCTGCTGACGAGCACGATCTCGACCCAGCAGGTCATCGAGGCGTTGCAGATCGGCGCACGCGGCATTCTGCTGAAGGACTCGGTGGCCGGGGATCTGGCGAACGCGCTGCGGGCGGTGGTGGGCGGAGATTACTGGATCGGCGGCGAGCGAGTGGCGAACCTGCTGAAGGCGCTGGCCGAGCTGACCCAGAGGGCCGCCGCGGCGACCGAGCGGAAGACCTACGGGCTGACACCCCGCGAGCTGGAGGTGGTGCGGTGCATCGTGGAGGGGTGCAGCAACAAGGACATCGCTAAGCAGTTCGGCATCAGCGAGGAGACGGTGAAGCGGCACCTGTCGAACATCTTCGACAAGACCGGCGTCTCGACGCGGCTGGAGCTGGCGCTGTTCTCCATCGCGCACAAACTGGTGGAGATGGATTAG
- a CDS encoding response regulator, with protein MAKRLMIVDDDAVSREVLCLLAEEAGFQATAAESGDAALTILAEGSPAEIILTDLRMPGTSGAALASALREVCATGTRIIAMSASGDGGGEVFDGFLRKPFAMEELSALLDGKAQVLNESTLRSLTEAMGVEQRRAMYAMCLEDAKKRVARMRQSAEADDHAAYVREAHALKGGCGLVGATELHKLAAAMEGMEENVDRDVRLRALDGFLAACGRLQRMLDAQE; from the coding sequence ATGGCGAAGCGGCTGATGATTGTGGATGACGATGCGGTGAGCCGGGAGGTGCTGTGCCTGTTGGCCGAGGAGGCCGGATTTCAGGCTACAGCCGCCGAATCGGGCGATGCGGCGTTGACGATACTGGCCGAAGGATCGCCTGCGGAGATCATCCTGACCGATCTGCGGATGCCGGGGACCAGCGGCGCTGCCCTGGCTTCGGCCCTGCGTGAGGTCTGCGCGACGGGAACCCGGATCATCGCCATGAGCGCGAGCGGCGATGGCGGAGGCGAGGTCTTCGATGGCTTTCTGCGGAAGCCGTTTGCGATGGAGGAGCTGTCCGCGCTGCTCGACGGCAAAGCGCAGGTGCTGAACGAGAGCACCCTGCGGAGCCTGACGGAAGCGATGGGCGTAGAGCAGCGCCGGGCGATGTATGCGATGTGTCTTGAAGATGCTAAAAAGCGCGTGGCGCGGATGCGGCAATCAGCCGAGGCAGACGACCATGCGGCCTATGTCCGCGAGGCTCACGCGCTGAAGGGCGGATGCGGGCTGGTGGGCGCGACCGAGCTGCACAAGCTGGCGGCGGCTATGGAGGGCATGGAGGAGAATGTCGACCGGGATGTCCGGCTGCGGGCGCTCGACGGATTCCTTGCAGCCTGCGGCAGGCTTCAGCGTATGCTGGACGCTCAGGAATAA
- a CDS encoding DUF2339 domain-containing protein, producing MAPQHPQPEQPSQPEAPSEASVLADLTARVESLERQLAELRQQPVSLRPSASLPIKPVAAPAPPLELPPPPPKQSLENRLGSQVFSRVGIIALLVGTTWFLKWAIDNQWIGQTGRVLIGLLAGAALILWSERFRRTGFSAFSYTLKAVGSGALYLSLWAAFQLYHLLPAPVALAAMLLVTAWNAWMAWAQDAELLAAYALIGAFATPVLLSTGGNNELFLFAYLAATDLATVALVRLKPWPRLLVPAFAATVVYFTGWYIQFFSPTVTAAQDQLPTTLIFLGLFFALFAAASITSKPNLARHSPVILEIALPLANALFTALAAYAVLDGSGHHALLPWAAVLLAATYLGLMRLHKTAAAAAVHLSLAIAFLTIAIPLKASGRWITIGWLVEGTALLWSASRLASAAQLTYQALRLLALAALALGFCGLVSLPFWLFGQVPTAFFNDRFATSLVGIAAFAFCVFIARTAAPEPFWTRTAIAGTLALNLAALQSGVTEIVTFWHTTTGLERALKSDLSISFFLAGYGAALLAIGFWRRSAFLRWQALALIVFTIAKVFLYDVSGLSQGYRVASFLGLGALLLAVSFAYQKNLLGLREAPQPTHAEEAQP from the coding sequence ATGGCCCCGCAGCATCCACAACCGGAGCAGCCCAGCCAGCCGGAAGCCCCTTCGGAGGCTTCCGTTCTCGCCGATCTCACCGCCCGCGTCGAATCGCTGGAGCGCCAGCTAGCCGAGCTTCGCCAGCAGCCCGTGAGCCTCCGGCCCAGCGCCAGCCTGCCCATAAAGCCTGTCGCCGCGCCCGCTCCGCCGCTCGAGCTGCCGCCGCCTCCCCCGAAGCAGTCCCTCGAAAACCGCCTCGGCTCCCAGGTCTTCAGCCGCGTCGGCATCATCGCGTTGCTGGTCGGCACCACCTGGTTCCTCAAGTGGGCCATCGACAACCAGTGGATCGGCCAGACCGGCCGCGTGCTCATCGGCCTTCTGGCCGGAGCGGCTCTCATCCTCTGGTCCGAGCGCTTCCGCCGCACCGGCTTTTCCGCATTCTCCTACACCCTCAAGGCCGTCGGCTCCGGAGCGCTCTATCTCTCGCTCTGGGCGGCCTTCCAGCTCTACCACCTGCTGCCCGCTCCGGTCGCGCTCGCGGCCATGCTGCTGGTCACCGCGTGGAACGCGTGGATGGCGTGGGCTCAGGACGCCGAGCTGCTCGCCGCCTATGCGCTCATCGGAGCCTTCGCCACGCCGGTACTGCTCTCTACCGGCGGTAACAACGAGCTATTCCTCTTCGCCTATCTCGCCGCCACGGACTTGGCCACAGTCGCGCTCGTCCGCCTCAAGCCCTGGCCGCGCCTGCTGGTCCCGGCCTTCGCCGCCACCGTGGTCTACTTCACCGGCTGGTACATCCAGTTCTTCTCGCCCACTGTAACCGCCGCGCAGGACCAGCTCCCCACCACCCTCATCTTTCTGGGCCTCTTCTTCGCGCTCTTTGCCGCCGCCTCCATCACGTCCAAACCCAACCTCGCGCGCCACTCCCCCGTCATCCTGGAGATCGCGCTCCCGCTGGCCAACGCCCTCTTTACGGCCCTGGCGGCCTACGCGGTGCTCGACGGCAGCGGCCACCATGCCCTGCTGCCCTGGGCTGCCGTCCTGCTCGCCGCCACCTACCTGGGCCTGATGCGCCTGCACAAGACAGCCGCCGCCGCTGCCGTCCACCTCTCGCTGGCCATCGCCTTCCTCACCATCGCGATCCCGCTCAAGGCCAGCGGCCGCTGGATCACCATCGGCTGGCTGGTAGAGGGCACGGCCTTGCTCTGGTCGGCCAGCCGCCTGGCCTCCGCCGCTCAGCTTACTTACCAAGCCCTGCGCCTGCTGGCCCTGGCGGCGCTGGCGCTGGGCTTCTGCGGCCTCGTCAGTTTGCCCTTCTGGCTCTTCGGACAAGTCCCCACGGCTTTTTTCAATGATCGCTTCGCCACCTCGCTCGTGGGGATAGCCGCCTTCGCGTTCTGCGTCTTCATCGCCCGCACGGCCGCTCCCGAACCCTTCTGGACCCGCACCGCCATCGCCGGAACGCTCGCCCTGAACCTCGCCGCGCTCCAGTCCGGCGTCACCGAGATTGTCACCTTCTGGCACACCACCACCGGCCTGGAGCGGGCACTCAAGTCCGATCTCTCCATCTCCTTCTTTCTGGCCGGATACGGCGCGGCCTTGCTGGCGATCGGCTTCTGGCGGCGCTCCGCCTTCCTTCGCTGGCAGGCGCTGGCGCTGATCGTCTTCACCATCGCCAAGGTCTTCCTCTACGACGTCTCCGGTCTCTCGCAGGGCTATCGGGTCGCCAGCTTCCTCGGCCTTGGAGCCTTGCTGCTGGCCGTCAGCTTCGCCTACCAGAAGAACCTGCTCGGCCTGCGCGAAGCCCCCCAGCCGACCCACGCAGAGGAGGCGCAGCCATGA
- a CDS encoding EAL domain-containing protein, producing MSRRPVLMLSRTPLARILLFFSATLLGAFLAFTLSRLIGLHSERAALARGSHRLLDQGNLLGMEIRQSLDHLTQNPPPACSDSDIAFMRDLVFSSLHIRDVGRMHEGRLLCAAGVGRLAQPVDPGAPSFTVRGAQVWPAANLMASPASHGFMIEQGGVFVVLNPETLTEVLDPAPHHATGFLYDQPTGRMVRVSGEPVPLSVAEIAASRFLVRDHVFYQPLCTPTSTICTVVYERCREYEARTRSRVVLRTLGGAILGALFALSVITLDIRCRSMESQLRRAIRHGCLTLVYQPIVDLATEVVTGAEALVRWVDEDGEEIGPEVFIALAESKGFVTGITRLVMHRVVEELSDLLAQGRLRISLNITAQDLQNPSLLEELNLCMDTAQIHHSLIGLELTERSTADHGLSSGAIARLKQAGYYLYIDDFGTGYSSLAYLHQLSADAIKIDRTFTHLVGAQADGSRSVTSSVVLQILEMARLLELQVVVEGIETPEQSEYFRRTLPGIAGQGWLYSKPLTAPELRKLLQETSSRKSTGKLF from the coding sequence ATGAGCCGAAGGCCTGTGCTGATGTTGAGCCGAACACCCCTGGCGCGTATCCTCCTGTTTTTCTCCGCCACCCTGCTGGGCGCGTTTCTGGCCTTCACCCTCTCGCGCCTGATAGGGCTGCACTCCGAACGGGCCGCGCTGGCTCGCGGCTCCCATCGCCTGCTCGACCAGGGCAACCTGCTCGGCATGGAGATCCGCCAGAGCCTCGACCACCTGACCCAGAACCCTCCGCCCGCCTGCTCCGACAGCGACATCGCCTTTATGCGCGACCTGGTCTTCAGCTCGCTGCACATCCGAGACGTGGGCCGTATGCACGAGGGCAGGCTCCTCTGCGCGGCGGGTGTGGGGCGGCTGGCCCAGCCGGTGGACCCCGGCGCTCCCAGCTTCACCGTCCGGGGAGCGCAGGTCTGGCCTGCGGCCAACCTGATGGCCTCACCCGCATCCCACGGCTTCATGATCGAGCAGGGCGGCGTCTTCGTCGTGCTCAACCCGGAGACCCTGACGGAGGTGCTCGACCCCGCACCGCACCACGCCACCGGCTTTCTCTACGACCAGCCGACCGGCCGCATGGTCCGGGTCTCGGGCGAGCCGGTCCCGCTCTCGGTGGCGGAGATCGCCGCCAGCCGCTTCCTCGTGCGCGACCACGTCTTCTATCAGCCGCTCTGCACCCCCACCTCGACGATCTGTACCGTTGTCTACGAGCGCTGCCGGGAGTACGAGGCCCGCACCCGTTCGCGCGTGGTCCTGCGGACGCTTGGCGGCGCGATTCTGGGCGCGCTCTTCGCGCTTTCGGTCATCACGCTCGATATCCGCTGCCGCTCCATGGAGTCGCAGCTTCGCCGGGCCATCCGCCACGGCTGCCTTACGCTGGTCTACCAGCCCATCGTGGACCTGGCTACCGAAGTTGTCACTGGGGCCGAGGCGCTCGTCCGCTGGGTCGACGAGGACGGCGAGGAGATCGGCCCCGAGGTCTTCATCGCGCTGGCCGAGTCCAAGGGGTTTGTCACGGGGATCACCCGCCTGGTGATGCACCGGGTCGTCGAGGAGCTGAGCGACCTGCTTGCCCAGGGCCGTCTCCGCATCTCGCTCAACATCACCGCGCAGGATCTCCAGAACCCGTCGCTGCTCGAGGAGCTGAACCTCTGCATGGACACGGCCCAGATCCACCACTCGCTCATCGGCCTGGAGCTGACGGAGCGGTCTACCGCTGACCACGGGCTGTCGTCCGGGGCCATCGCGCGGCTGAAGCAGGCGGGCTACTACCTGTATATCGACGACTTCGGCACCGGCTACTCCAGCCTGGCCTACCTGCACCAGCTCTCGGCGGACGCCATCAAGATCGACCGGACGTTCACCCACCTGGTCGGGGCTCAGGCGGACGGGAGCAGGTCGGTTACCTCTTCGGTCGTGCTGCAGATCCTCGAGATGGCGCGCCTGCTGGAGCTTCAGGTGGTCGTCGAGGGCATCGAGACTCCGGAGCAGTCCGAGTACTTCCGCAGGACGCTGCCCGGCATCGCGGGCCAGGGTTGGCTCTACAGCAAACCCCTGACGGCCCCGGAGCTGCGCAAGCTGCTCCAGGAGACGTCCTCGAGGAAGTCCACCGGAAAACTGTTCTAG
- a CDS encoding DNA translocase FtsK, with protein MQTVRFVSTPTRYRRVNEILGMIVLVAAGLLLLALVSYTPTDPSFNTVGGYATGRPAHNWTGIAGAYLADILLQIIGIAAFFLPLLLGRVGICWMRSVAAGSGVAKAIGMLLWVLFAPAAIALLPGHMLLHKALPIEGMVGRMVADGMVHFLNLPGACIVVALMVALSLYLATTFTFNTAQEWTSTRFAFVGVLRERWMAFRNRKSEAAIPGFGDEDEEEYGSKRAKQLEATRKEREKTEREAAKEAARAAGANNTLLGSLFGWWSRRRKGEVAATAEDEATVEAPAQSVWNAMPRLMVDAAPVTALGTAAAAAAPYADALAAAAAPLPPQIDEISYEYDGREFGEPVVEEEPFGFVSKPQATAWPEPQRVAPERVAPERIVPERVAPPVQAPAYQAPAPQAEAISFGRRADTDIKPVAMTAKSVRGYKLPPSSLLYKSGEEAIVREEALREEAKVLVEKCGEFGVDGQVTQINPGPVVTTFEFRPDAGVKYSRVTGLADDLCLAMAAESILIERMAGKSTVGIQVPNHDRETIWLRDVVECESFAQSKSKLAIALGKDINGRIVTADLASMPHVLIAGSTGSGKSVAINAMIMSVLFKSTPEQVRMILVDPKRVELGMYEGIPHLFTPIITEAKLAANALRNAVREMERRLKLLAANHVRNIDQFNKLFDSGSEYLFEDVNQEPLPYIIIIIDELADLMMLDRSNVEESITRLAQMARAVGIHLILATQRPSVDVITGLIKANVPTRMSFRLATKVDSRTIIDSNGAESLLGRGDMLYLPPGTSRLQRVHAPFVTEKEISAVTEFWRAQGQAEYVEGFLEGPKDEKDKGGDGESDGNDDDPMYDDAVRLVFEFGKASTSLLQRRLRVGYGRAAHLIDLMEKDGLVGPADGSKPREILKSPNYFSEVDAALR; from the coding sequence ATGCAGACCGTTCGATTCGTCTCCACACCGACCCGCTACCGACGCGTGAACGAGATCCTGGGCATGATCGTGCTGGTGGCCGCCGGGCTGCTGCTGCTGGCGCTGGTCAGCTACACGCCTACCGATCCCTCGTTCAACACCGTGGGCGGCTACGCGACGGGACGGCCTGCGCACAACTGGACCGGCATCGCCGGGGCCTATCTGGCCGACATTCTGCTCCAGATCATCGGAATCGCGGCGTTCTTCCTGCCTCTGCTGCTGGGGCGCGTGGGTATCTGCTGGATGCGGTCGGTCGCGGCGGGCTCGGGCGTGGCCAAGGCCATCGGGATGCTTCTGTGGGTGCTCTTTGCTCCCGCCGCCATCGCGCTGCTGCCGGGACACATGCTGCTGCACAAAGCCCTGCCGATCGAGGGCATGGTGGGCCGGATGGTGGCCGACGGGATGGTGCACTTCCTGAACCTGCCGGGAGCCTGCATCGTCGTGGCCCTGATGGTGGCTCTGTCGCTGTACCTGGCGACGACCTTTACCTTCAATACGGCGCAGGAGTGGACCTCGACGCGCTTCGCCTTTGTGGGCGTGCTGCGCGAGCGGTGGATGGCCTTCCGGAACCGGAAGAGCGAGGCGGCGATCCCCGGCTTCGGCGACGAGGACGAAGAAGAGTACGGCAGCAAGCGGGCCAAGCAGCTCGAAGCAACCAGGAAAGAGCGCGAGAAGACCGAGCGCGAGGCCGCGAAGGAGGCGGCGCGGGCGGCGGGCGCGAACAACACCCTGCTGGGAAGCCTCTTCGGCTGGTGGAGCCGTCGTCGCAAGGGCGAGGTGGCCGCCACGGCGGAGGATGAGGCGACGGTGGAGGCTCCGGCGCAGAGCGTCTGGAACGCCATGCCGCGGCTGATGGTCGATGCGGCCCCGGTGACGGCGCTGGGCACGGCGGCTGCAGCGGCGGCTCCGTATGCGGACGCGCTGGCGGCTGCGGCCGCTCCCCTGCCCCCGCAGATCGACGAGATCAGCTACGAGTACGATGGGCGCGAGTTCGGCGAGCCGGTGGTGGAGGAAGAACCGTTCGGATTTGTGAGCAAGCCGCAGGCGACGGCATGGCCGGAGCCGCAGCGGGTTGCGCCTGAACGGGTTGCTCCCGAGAGGATTGTTCCCGAGAGAGTTGCCCCGCCGGTTCAGGCTCCGGCGTATCAGGCTCCCGCGCCCCAGGCCGAGGCGATCTCGTTCGGACGGCGGGCCGACACCGATATCAAGCCCGTGGCCATGACGGCGAAGTCCGTGCGCGGCTACAAGCTGCCGCCCTCGTCGCTTTTGTACAAGAGCGGCGAAGAGGCCATCGTGCGCGAGGAGGCTCTGCGCGAAGAGGCCAAGGTGCTGGTGGAGAAGTGCGGCGAGTTCGGCGTGGACGGGCAGGTGACCCAGATCAACCCCGGCCCGGTGGTGACGACCTTCGAGTTCCGGCCTGATGCGGGCGTGAAATACTCGCGCGTGACCGGGCTGGCCGATGACCTGTGCCTCGCGATGGCCGCCGAGTCCATCCTGATCGAGCGCATGGCGGGTAAGTCCACCGTCGGCATCCAGGTGCCGAACCACGACCGCGAGACGATCTGGCTGCGCGACGTGGTCGAGTGCGAGAGCTTCGCGCAGTCGAAGAGCAAGCTGGCCATCGCGCTGGGAAAGGACATCAACGGACGCATCGTGACCGCTGATCTGGCCAGTATGCCGCACGTACTGATCGCCGGTTCTACCGGTTCGGGTAAGTCAGTCGCGATCAACGCCATGATCATGTCGGTGCTCTTCAAGAGCACGCCTGAGCAGGTGAGGATGATCCTGGTCGACCCGAAGAGGGTCGAGCTGGGCATGTACGAGGGGATTCCCCACCTCTTCACCCCGATCATCACCGAGGCCAAGCTGGCCGCCAATGCGCTGCGTAACGCGGTGAGGGAGATGGAGCGGCGGCTGAAGCTGCTGGCCGCCAATCACGTCCGCAACATCGACCAGTTCAACAAGCTCTTCGATAGCGGCTCGGAGTACCTGTTCGAGGACGTGAACCAGGAGCCGCTGCCCTACATCATCATCATCATCGACGAGTTGGCTGACCTGATGATGCTGGACCGGTCGAACGTGGAAGAGTCTATTACGCGACTGGCCCAGATGGCCCGCGCGGTGGGCATCCACCTGATTCTGGCGACGCAGCGGCCCTCGGTGGACGTGATTACCGGACTCATCAAGGCCAATGTGCCCACGCGTATGAGCTTCCGGCTGGCGACCAAGGTGGACTCGCGGACGATCATCGACTCGAACGGTGCGGAGAGCCTGCTGGGCAGAGGCGACATGCTGTACCTACCGCCGGGGACGAGCCGTTTGCAGCGGGTTCATGCTCCGTTTGTGACCGAGAAGGAGATCTCGGCGGTGACCGAGTTCTGGCGCGCGCAGGGGCAGGCGGAGTACGTCGAAGGCTTCCTCGAAGGGCCGAAGGACGAGAAGGATAAGGGCGGAGACGGCGAGTCGGATGGGAATGACGACGACCCGATGTACGACGATGCGGTGCGGCTGGTCTTCGAGTTTGGCAAGGCGAGTACTTCCCTGTTGCAGCGTCGGCTGCGCGTGGGTTATGGACGGGCGGCGCACCTGATCGACCTGATGGAGAAGGATGGGCTGGTGGGTCCGGCGGACGGGAGCAAGCCGCGGGAGATCTTGAAGTCGCCGAATTACTTCAGCGAAGTAGACGCGGCTCTGCGGTAG
- a CDS encoding PA2169 family four-helix-bundle protein, whose amino-acid sequence MSTDAVKNSTLESTVKSVINVLQDSQKGFADIGEHLKDETLKRYFLAESLKRARFRAELENELHRHGVKDVHETGTVSGTLHRAWGDLKGKVFGSSDHELLATAEQGEDVAKKTYTEALEQELPLPLRQLLTEQFAHIQTSHGYVKLHRDETK is encoded by the coding sequence ATGTCGACCGATGCAGTTAAAAACAGCACGCTTGAATCCACCGTGAAGTCAGTCATCAACGTTCTCCAGGACAGCCAGAAGGGCTTTGCCGATATCGGCGAGCACCTGAAGGATGAGACCCTGAAGCGCTACTTCTTGGCCGAGAGCCTCAAACGTGCCCGCTTCCGTGCCGAGCTGGAAAACGAGCTGCATCGCCACGGCGTCAAGGATGTCCACGAGACGGGCACCGTCTCCGGCACTCTCCATCGGGCGTGGGGCGATCTGAAGGGCAAGGTCTTCGGCTCCTCCGACCATGAGCTGCTGGCTACAGCCGAGCAGGGCGAGGACGTGGCCAAGAAGACCTACACCGAGGCGCTCGAGCAGGAGCTGCCGTTGCCTCTGCGTCAGTTGCTGACCGAGCAGTTCGCCCACATCCAGACCTCGCACGGTTACGTGAAGCTTCATCGCGACGAGACGAAATAA
- a CDS encoding undecaprenyl-diphosphate phosphatase yields MTLLKVILLAIVQGLAELLPVSSSAHVIVAEKLMGLDPSSPAMTLLLVMLHTGTMFAVIVYFWKQWVKTYFASADAFKRFAIRVIWATILTGVIGEVIKKIIEKTLFHGAPKAELEQLFGRLDLIAPALAAAGVIILIAGLRERNQKAAASSSTSLLSTAGTSVTMKQAGWMGAVQGLALPFRGFSRSGSTISAGMLVGAKKGPAETFSFALAVVLTPAVVGMEALRLLKASHEAAATGAAIDLKASLVSSLLGMVFSFLAGLVALKWLSSWLETGKWWLFGIYCLVASGVVYYLFTAGY; encoded by the coding sequence ATGACTCTTCTCAAAGTGATCCTCCTCGCGATTGTGCAGGGGCTGGCGGAGCTGCTGCCGGTCTCCAGCTCGGCGCACGTGATTGTGGCTGAAAAACTGATGGGCCTCGACCCGTCTTCCCCGGCGATGACGCTGCTGCTGGTGATGCTGCACACGGGCACGATGTTCGCGGTGATCGTGTACTTCTGGAAGCAGTGGGTGAAGACGTACTTCGCCTCGGCCGACGCCTTCAAGCGGTTCGCGATCCGGGTCATCTGGGCGACGATCCTGACCGGCGTCATCGGCGAGGTTATCAAGAAGATCATCGAGAAAACGCTCTTTCACGGCGCTCCCAAGGCCGAACTGGAACAGCTCTTCGGGCGGCTGGACCTGATCGCTCCGGCGCTGGCGGCGGCGGGCGTCATCATCCTGATCGCCGGGCTGCGTGAGCGGAACCAGAAGGCTGCGGCCTCGTCGTCCACCTCCCTGCTCTCGACGGCGGGCACCAGCGTCACCATGAAGCAGGCGGGCTGGATGGGCGCGGTGCAGGGGCTGGCGCTTCCCTTCCGTGGCTTCTCGCGGTCAGGCTCGACGATCTCGGCGGGAATGTTGGTGGGCGCGAAGAAGGGACCTGCGGAGACCTTCAGCTTTGCGCTGGCGGTGGTGCTTACACCGGCTGTGGTGGGGATGGAGGCGCTGCGGCTGCTGAAGGCTTCGCACGAAGCGGCGGCTACCGGCGCGGCGATTGACCTGAAGGCGAGCCTGGTTTCGAGCCTGTTGGGAATGGTGTTCTCGTTCCTGGCCGGGCTGGTAGCGCTCAAGTGGCTCAGCTCGTGGCTGGAGACGGGCAAGTGGTGGCTCTTCGGGATTTACTGCCTGGTGGCCTCGGGTGTGGTGTATTACCTGTTCACCGCAGGCTATTAG
- a CDS encoding threonine/serine dehydratase, protein MSELVTLAEIRAAQARIAGVAVKTPLVRLDVPGLDFELWVKCESAQPIGSFKLRGAYNMVAQLPADALGRGVITYSSGNHAQGVAYAARALGAKGVIVMPDNAPEVKIEATRALGAEVVFVGPASSARKEKAEELAEKFGYTIIPPYDHPHIIAGQATCGLEIVEEMPDAGLVISPVSGGGLLSGVATAVRLASMERGTNTRVWGAEPELAADAKESFDTKTLVEWPAAKTTRTISDGLRTQSLGKRNFEHILRYVDGIVTVSEDEILEAMRVMLRHSDLVPEPSGAATTAAALFHAKELPQVEKVVVVLSGRNVEPVLLEKLREEVATG, encoded by the coding sequence ATGAGTGAGTTGGTGACGTTGGCGGAGATTCGGGCGGCTCAGGCGCGGATCGCTGGGGTGGCGGTAAAGACGCCACTGGTGCGGCTGGATGTGCCGGGGCTGGACTTCGAGCTGTGGGTAAAGTGCGAGTCCGCCCAGCCCATCGGGAGCTTCAAGCTGCGCGGCGCGTACAACATGGTGGCGCAGCTTCCGGCCGACGCGCTGGGGCGCGGGGTCATCACCTACTCCAGCGGAAACCACGCGCAGGGTGTGGCCTACGCGGCGCGGGCGCTGGGAGCGAAAGGAGTCATCGTGATGCCGGACAACGCGCCGGAGGTGAAGATCGAGGCCACGCGGGCGCTGGGGGCGGAGGTGGTCTTCGTCGGTCCGGCCAGCTCGGCGCGCAAGGAGAAGGCCGAGGAGCTGGCGGAGAAGTTCGGCTATACGATCATCCCCCCGTACGACCATCCGCACATCATCGCCGGACAAGCCACCTGCGGGCTGGAGATCGTGGAGGAGATGCCCGACGCCGGGCTGGTCATCTCGCCGGTAAGCGGCGGCGGGCTGCTGAGCGGCGTGGCCACGGCGGTGCGTCTGGCCAGCATGGAGCGGGGCACCAACACCCGCGTCTGGGGGGCCGAGCCGGAGCTGGCCGCCGACGCCAAGGAGAGCTTCGACACTAAGACACTGGTGGAGTGGCCCGCGGCGAAGACCACCCGCACCATCAGCGACGGGCTACGCACGCAGTCACTGGGCAAGAGGAACTTCGAGCACATTCTGCGCTATGTGGACGGGATTGTGACCGTGTCGGAGGATGAGATTCTGGAGGCGATGCGGGTGATGCTGCGCCACTCCGACCTGGTGCCGGAGCCGAGCGGCGCGGCTACCACGGCAGCGGCGCTCTTCCACGCCAAGGAGCTGCCTCAGGTGGAGAAGGTCGTCGTGGTGCTGAGCGGGCGGAACGTGGAGCCGGTGCTGCTGGAGAAGCTCCGCGAAGAGGTTGCGACTGGGTAA